In one Gossypium hirsutum isolate 1008001.06 chromosome D09, Gossypium_hirsutum_v2.1, whole genome shotgun sequence genomic region, the following are encoded:
- the LOC107892402 gene encoding wall-associated receptor kinase-like 2 produces the protein MTDEKCENYKYCSMLCLNTPSNYCSSKSCPPHYEFNSTGFRCERKIQTQNKHILTSIIVGCSTSVGTLFLLLATWSVYKVLKRKQKIMLKQKYFKRNGGLLLQQHLSSNEGNVEKIKLFTSKEMTKATDSYNENRILGQGGQGTVYKGMLIDGSIVAIKKSKMVEGKKFDEKKVEQFINEVIILSQINHRNVVKLLGCCLEAEVPLLVYEFIPNGTLYDLIHNQNEELPLTWEMCLRIAIEIANALFYLHSAASAPIYHRDIKSSNILLDGKYRAKVSDFGTSRSVALEQTHLTTRVQGTFGYMDPEYFRSSQFTEKSDVYSFGVVLIELLTGQKPISEEQSEPVRSLVSYFLDSMQENSLFNILDPMVVKDGPEQEIIVVALLAKRCLNLNGKKRPTMKQVAMELELIKASGGNVIEDHGDEEYEIDDIIHSWETNPSSPMSRTITTNSETFPLNSSF, from the exons atGACAGATGAGAAATGTGAGAATTATAAGTATTGCAGCATGCTTTGTTTGAATACCCCTAGTAACTATTGCTCCTCAAAGTCTTGCCCTCCTCATTATGAATTCAATAGTACGGGATTTCGTTGCGAGCGCAAAATACAGACTCAAAATAAGCATATCTTGACAAGCATTATTGTAG GTTGCAGCACTAGTGTTGGGACACTATTTCTACTACTCGCAACATGGAGTGTGTACAAAGTcctcaaaagaaaacaaaaaatcatGCTGAAGCAGAAATACTTCAAAAGGAATGGAGGTTTGTTACTGCAACAACATTTATCTAGCAATGAAGGTAATGTTGAAAAAATTAAGTTGTTTACTTCAAAAGAGATGACAAAGGCGACTGATTCTTATAATGAAAACCGAATCCTTGGTCAAGGAGGTCAAGGGACTGTTTATAAAGGAATGCTAATAGATGGAAGCATTGTGGCTATTAAGAAATCCAAAATGGTGGAAGGaaaaaaatttgatgaaaagaagGTTGAACAGTTCATTAACGAGGTGATCATTTTATCTCAAATTAATCACAGGAACGTGGTTAAGCTTTTAGGGTGTTGTTTAGAGGCTGAAGTTCCTCTATTGGTGTATGAGTTCATCCCAAATGGTACATTATACGATCTCATTCATAACCAAAATGAAGAATTACCATTGACATGGGAAATGTGTTTACGAATTGCAATTGAAATTGCCAATGCCTTGTTCTATTTGCATTCAGCTGCTTCTGCTCCTATTTATCATCGAGACATCAAATCTAGTAACATACTTTTGGATGGTAAATATAGGGCAAAAGTATCAGATTTTGGAACTTCAAGATCAGTTGCACTTGAACAAACTCATCTAACCACTAGGGTGCAAGGAACTTTTGGATACATGGATCCCGAATATTTTCGATCAAGTCAATTTACAGAGAAGAGTGACGTTTATAGCTTTGGAGTTGTTCTTATTGAGCTTTTAACAGGACAAAAACCCATCTCCGAGGAACAATCAGAGCCAGTGAGAAGCTTGGTATCTTATTTTTTGGATTCAATGCAAGAGAATTCCTTATTTAACATTCTCGATCCAATGGTAGTAAAGGATGGTCCAGAACAGGAGATTATAGTAGTGGCTCTGCTAGCAAAAAGATGCTTGAATCTTAATGGAAAGAAAAGACCCACCATGAAACAAGTAGCAATGGAGCTGGAGTTGATTAAAGCTTCAGGTGGAAATGTTATTGAAGACCATGGTGATGAAGAATATGAAATAGATGACATAATCCATTCATGGGAGACCAATCCTAGTAGTCCAATGTCTAGGACAATTACAACCAACAGTGAAACTTTTCCATTAAATTCATCTTTCTAG
- the LOC107892804 gene encoding wall-associated receptor kinase-like 17, translated as MGFHLPLYFLFLFLLCPILQAAEFQEPTCGKEVCGNITIPSPFGIHSRCYTQPSFSVTCNQTLNGDKPFINVNGIDLEVLGKAIFSNAILISYPVTYSTNCDRINKPSVRVNLSGTPFFFSSDMNYFGSVGCGNWATILRSEADSLGGCSQPRCDDGASESGCFTELTANLTSYTVKMRAMYPDSKGCASAFIFSKYSFRDAYPLPSGINKGTTHVPAVLNWNSSYCGEGGQSRAVISIAWLSFFFF; from the coding sequence TATGCCCAATTTTACAAGCAGCAGAATTTCAAGAACCTACCTGTGGTAAAGAAGTATGTGGAAATATTACAATTCCATCCCCTTTTGGAATCCACAGCAGATGCTATACTCAACCTTCGTTTAGTGTAACTTGCAACCAAACCCTCAATGGGGACAAGCCTTTCATAAACGTAAATGGCATCGATCTGGAGGTACTTGGAAAAGCCATATTTTCAAACGCCATTCTCATCAGCTATCCAGTTACTTACAGTACTAATTGTGATCGTATAAACAAGCCTAGTGTGAGGGTCAATCTCTCAGGGACTCCATTTTTCTTCTCAAGTGATATGAATTATTTCGGGTCAGTAGGATGCGGAAATTGGGCTACTATTTTACGTAGCGAAGCTGATTCACTTGGCGGCTGCAGTCAACCAAGGTGTGACGATGGTGCTTCTGAATCTGGCTGCTTTACTGAACTGACTGCAAATCTCACTTCCTATACCGTAAAAATGAGAGCCATGTATCCTGACAGCAAAGGATGCGCATCTGCTTTCATCTTTAGCAAGTACTCTTTCCGTGATGCTTACCCATTACCCAGTGGCATCAATAAAGGAACCACGCATGTTCCCGCCGTGCTCAACTGGAATTCCAGCTATTGCGGTGAAGGAGGCCAGTCACGCGCTGTCATTTCAATTGCTTggctttcatttttcttcttttaa